The following proteins are co-located in the Streptomyces sp. NBC_01198 genome:
- a CDS encoding cytochrome P450: MTTHQDHPAPPAAAPPAAAETAVPMRSLDFESDPADLYRRLRRAHGPVAPVLLDDDIPAWLVLGYRELHYVTANPEIFARDSRRWHAWDRIPPDWPLLPYVMHTASVLFTEGADHRRRSGAITDVLDTVDQYELRVAAEAVGDRLVDGFAGAGHAELMADYAGQVPLRVVAGLFGLDEDETGTLEADMAASLDDGPGAVDAYQRIHATMEMLLDRGREAPGPDVPSRLLRHPAGLADEEIIQDMISIMAAGQQPTSNWIGNTLRLMLTDDRFAVTLSGGRRNVGQALNEVLWADTPTQNFIGRWAARDTTLAGRRIAKGDCVVLGLAAANTDPQVRPDFTAGSTGNQAHLSFSHGEHRCPAPAPEMAEVISRAAVEVLLDRLPDLALSVPAGQLVWRPSVWMRGPAQLPVRFTAL, encoded by the coding sequence GTGACCACCCACCAGGACCACCCCGCCCCGCCGGCCGCAGCCCCGCCCGCCGCGGCGGAGACGGCGGTGCCGATGCGCTCGCTGGACTTCGAGTCCGACCCCGCCGACCTCTACCGGCGGCTGCGCCGCGCGCACGGCCCGGTCGCGCCGGTCCTGCTGGACGACGACATCCCGGCCTGGCTGGTGCTCGGCTACCGCGAGTTGCACTACGTCACCGCCAACCCGGAGATCTTCGCCCGCGATTCGCGCCGCTGGCACGCCTGGGACCGCATCCCGCCGGACTGGCCGCTGCTGCCCTACGTGATGCACACCGCCTCGGTGCTCTTCACCGAGGGCGCCGACCACCGGCGCCGCTCCGGGGCGATCACCGACGTGCTGGACACGGTCGACCAGTACGAACTGCGGGTCGCCGCCGAGGCGGTGGGCGACCGGCTGGTCGACGGCTTCGCGGGCGCCGGGCACGCCGAGCTGATGGCCGACTACGCCGGGCAGGTCCCGCTGCGGGTAGTGGCCGGCCTGTTCGGCCTGGACGAGGACGAGACCGGCACCCTGGAGGCGGACATGGCCGCCTCCCTGGACGACGGTCCCGGCGCGGTGGACGCCTACCAGCGCATCCACGCCACGATGGAGATGCTGCTCGACCGCGGCCGGGAGGCCCCAGGACCCGATGTGCCGTCCCGCCTGCTGCGGCACCCGGCGGGGCTGGCGGACGAGGAGATCATCCAGGACATGATCTCCATCATGGCGGCGGGGCAGCAGCCCACCTCCAACTGGATCGGCAACACCCTGCGGTTGATGCTCACCGACGACCGCTTCGCGGTGACGCTCTCCGGCGGCCGCCGCAACGTCGGCCAGGCGCTCAACGAGGTGCTGTGGGCGGACACCCCGACGCAGAACTTCATCGGCCGGTGGGCCGCCAGGGACACCACGCTGGCCGGGCGGCGGATCGCCAAGGGCGACTGCGTGGTGCTGGGCCTGGCCGCCGCCAACACCGACCCGCAGGTGCGCCCGGACTTCACCGCGGGCTCGACCGGCAACCAGGCGCATCTGTCGTTCAGCCACGGCGAGCACCGCTGCCCGGCCCCGGCCCCGGAGATGGCCGAGGTGATCTCCCGGGCGGCGGTGGAGGTGCTGCTCGACCGGCTGCCCGACCTGGCGCTGTCGGTGCCGGCCGGCCAACTGGTGTGGCGCCCCTCGGTGTGGATGCGCGGTCCTGCCCAGTTGCCGGTGCGGTTCACCGCGTTGTGA
- a CDS encoding cytochrome P450, which yields MSSAHAAPDILSAEFAADPYSAYRILRADHPLVRHEATDSYLVSRYEDVERAFKDPVFTSDNYDWQIAPVHGRTILQMDGREHSVRRALVAPAFRGRELQEKFLPVIERNAAELIDGFRTAGRADLVADFATRFPINVIVDMLGLDRSDHDRFHGWYTAIIAFLSNLSQDPEVTAAGLRTREELAAYMIPVIQERRAHPGDDLLSTLCTAEIDGVTMSDEDVKAFVSLLLAAGGETTDKAVAGVFRNLLANPEQLAAVRADRSLIPAAFAETLRFSPPVHMIMRQPSRDVTLSGGTVPAGSTVTCLIGAANRDPARYADPDTYDVHRQDLTTANAFSAAADHLAFALGRHFCVGALLAKAEIEVGVGQLLDAMPDVAPDDGEQAVEQGVFTRGPGTLPVRFTPAPQAA from the coding sequence ATGAGCTCTGCGCACGCGGCACCCGACATCCTGTCGGCCGAATTCGCGGCCGACCCCTACAGCGCCTACCGGATCCTGCGCGCGGACCACCCGCTGGTCCGGCACGAGGCCACCGACAGCTACCTCGTCTCGCGGTACGAGGACGTGGAGCGCGCCTTCAAGGACCCGGTCTTCACCAGCGACAACTACGACTGGCAGATCGCCCCCGTGCACGGCAGGACGATCCTGCAGATGGACGGCAGGGAGCACTCCGTACGCCGGGCGCTGGTCGCCCCGGCCTTCCGCGGCCGGGAGTTGCAGGAGAAGTTCCTGCCGGTCATCGAACGCAACGCCGCCGAGCTGATCGACGGCTTCCGTACGGCGGGACGCGCCGACCTGGTCGCGGACTTCGCCACCCGCTTCCCGATCAACGTCATCGTCGACATGCTCGGCCTCGACCGCTCCGACCACGACCGCTTCCACGGCTGGTACACCGCGATCATCGCCTTCCTGAGCAACCTCAGCCAGGACCCCGAGGTCACCGCAGCGGGGCTGCGTACCCGCGAGGAGCTGGCGGCGTACATGATCCCGGTGATCCAGGAGCGGCGGGCGCACCCCGGGGACGACCTGCTCTCGACGCTGTGCACGGCCGAGATCGACGGCGTGACGATGTCCGACGAGGACGTGAAGGCCTTCGTCAGCCTGCTGCTCGCGGCGGGCGGCGAGACCACCGACAAGGCGGTCGCGGGCGTCTTCCGCAACCTGCTGGCGAACCCCGAGCAGTTGGCGGCCGTACGCGCGGACCGCTCGCTGATCCCGGCGGCCTTCGCCGAGACGCTGCGCTTCAGCCCGCCGGTGCACATGATCATGCGGCAGCCGTCGCGTGACGTGACCCTGAGCGGCGGTACGGTGCCGGCCGGTTCCACGGTGACGTGCCTGATCGGCGCGGCCAACCGCGACCCGGCGCGCTACGCCGACCCGGACACCTACGACGTCCACCGCCAGGACCTGACCACCGCGAACGCCTTCTCGGCCGCCGCCGACCACCTGGCCTTCGCGCTCGGGCGGCACTTCTGCGTGGGCGCGCTGCTGGCCAAGGCGGAGATCGAGGTCGGCGTCGGCCAACTGCTGGACGCCATGCCGGATGTGGCACCGGACGACGGCGAACAGGCCGTCGAGCAGGGTGTCTTCACCCGCGGCCCGGGGACGCTGCCGGTGCGCTTCACGCCTGCGCCGCAGGCCGCCTGA
- a CDS encoding MFS transporter has product MTAKALPGDPPGGRRAVLVWGVGTLVYLVAVVHRTSLGVAGIDAADRFHIGASALSSFSILQVLVYAGMQIPVGLMVDRLGTKRVLMLGAVLFTSGQLAFALSHSYGMALAARAVLGCGDAMTFVSVLRLGSRWFPARRGPMVAQGAALFGVAGNLVSTVALSRLLHSAGWTPTFLGTAIGGAFVLLLVALFLKDHPEGFEPAPAEHAGLAYVRRQIAASWAEPGTRLGMWTHFTTQFSGMVFLLLWGLPYLVEDQGLSRGTAGSLLTLVVLANMVFGMVFGQLISRHHGARMPLTLGVIAATAGIWAAVLGWPGGQDPVWLLILLCVVLGACGPGSMIGFDFARPANPPERFGTASGIVNIGGFTASMLTLLAVGVLLDATGDNYRVAWSSVFVLQAVGTAQILRLRRHSERLERERIAVSRVESVHRSSAAAVSGE; this is encoded by the coding sequence GTGACGGCGAAGGCACTGCCGGGCGACCCGCCGGGCGGCCGGCGGGCCGTCCTGGTCTGGGGCGTCGGCACCCTGGTCTACCTGGTGGCGGTGGTGCACCGCACCAGCCTCGGCGTGGCCGGCATCGACGCCGCCGACCGCTTCCACATCGGGGCCTCGGCCCTCTCGTCGTTCTCGATCCTCCAGGTGCTGGTCTACGCGGGGATGCAGATACCCGTCGGCCTGATGGTGGACCGGCTCGGCACCAAGCGGGTGCTGATGCTGGGGGCGGTGCTCTTCACCAGCGGGCAGCTGGCCTTCGCGCTGTCGCACTCGTACGGCATGGCGCTGGCCGCCCGGGCGGTGCTGGGCTGTGGCGACGCGATGACCTTCGTGAGCGTGCTGCGGCTGGGCTCGCGCTGGTTCCCGGCCCGCCGCGGGCCGATGGTCGCGCAGGGGGCCGCGCTGTTCGGGGTGGCGGGCAACCTGGTCTCGACGGTCGCGCTGTCCCGGCTGCTGCACTCGGCGGGCTGGACGCCGACCTTCCTGGGCACGGCGATCGGCGGCGCCTTCGTGCTGCTGCTGGTGGCGCTGTTCCTCAAGGACCACCCCGAGGGCTTCGAGCCCGCGCCGGCCGAACACGCAGGACTGGCCTACGTGCGGCGGCAGATCGCCGCGTCCTGGGCCGAGCCGGGGACCCGGCTGGGGATGTGGACGCACTTCACCACGCAGTTCTCCGGCATGGTCTTCCTGCTGCTGTGGGGGCTGCCCTACCTGGTGGAGGACCAGGGGCTCTCGCGCGGCACCGCGGGCAGCCTGCTGACGCTGGTGGTGCTGGCCAACATGGTCTTCGGGATGGTCTTCGGCCAGCTGATCTCCCGCCACCACGGGGCCAGGATGCCGCTGACGCTGGGTGTGATCGCGGCGACCGCGGGGATCTGGGCGGCGGTGCTCGGCTGGCCCGGCGGGCAGGACCCGGTGTGGCTGCTGATACTGCTGTGCGTGGTGCTGGGCGCCTGCGGCCCCGGCTCGATGATCGGCTTCGACTTCGCCCGCCCGGCCAACCCGCCGGAGCGCTTCGGTACGGCGTCCGGCATCGTCAACATCGGCGGCTTCACGGCCTCGATGCTCACCCTGCTGGCGGTCGGGGTGCTGCTGGACGCCACCGGCGACAACTACCGGGTGGCGTGGAGCAGCGTCTTCGTCCTCCAGGCGGTCGGGACCGCGCAGATACTGCGGCTGCGGCGGCACAGCGAGCGTCTGGAGCGCGAGCGCATCGCGGTCAGCCGGGTGGAGAGCGTGCACCGCTCCTCGGCCGCCGCGGTCAGCGGAGAGTGA
- a CDS encoding GntR family transcriptional regulator: MDAAAVATPVAVKSPPAAERVYLHVKAGVLDRSYEGGTLLTEGDLADAVGVSRTPVREALLRLEAEGLLKLYPKKGALVLPVSAQEIADVVETRLLVEQHAVAKLVGALPGRLVARLEELLAEQRGHAAAGDLAAFAVADRTFHAEIVGAAGNRILAQLYDQLRDRQLRMGVATMHAEPSRVAMNIAEHTAILDALRHGGARQAEAAVRRHLSRVGVLARGES; the protein is encoded by the coding sequence ATGGATGCAGCAGCCGTCGCGACCCCGGTCGCCGTCAAGTCGCCGCCCGCCGCCGAGCGGGTCTATCTGCATGTCAAGGCGGGGGTGCTTGACCGCAGTTACGAAGGCGGGACGCTGCTCACCGAGGGGGATCTGGCCGACGCCGTCGGGGTGTCGCGCACGCCGGTGCGCGAGGCGCTGCTGCGGCTGGAGGCGGAAGGGCTGCTCAAGCTCTATCCGAAGAAGGGCGCCCTGGTGCTGCCGGTCTCCGCGCAGGAGATCGCCGACGTCGTCGAGACCCGGCTGCTGGTGGAGCAGCACGCGGTCGCCAAGCTGGTGGGCGCGCTGCCCGGGCGGCTGGTCGCCCGGCTGGAGGAGCTGCTCGCCGAGCAGCGCGGGCACGCGGCCGCCGGGGACCTGGCGGCCTTCGCGGTCGCCGACCGCACCTTCCACGCGGAGATCGTGGGCGCGGCCGGCAACCGTATCCTCGCCCAGCTCTACGACCAGCTGCGGGACCGCCAGCTGCGGATGGGCGTGGCCACCATGCACGCCGAGCCCAGCCGCGTGGCCATGAACATCGCCGAGCACACCGCGATCCTGGACGCGCTGCGCCACGGCGGCGCGCGGCAGGCGGAGGCCGCCGTGCGCCGGCACCTGTCGCGGGTCGGCGTCCTGGCCCGGGGCGAGTCGTGA
- a CDS encoding dihydrolipoamide acetyltransferase family protein, whose amino-acid sequence MTAQAQRFREFRMPDVGEGLTEAEILKWYVAVGDTVTDGQVICEVETAKAAVELPIPYDGVVSEIRFDEGTTVDVGTPIIVVDAGAGTREGDAPAPAETVPAPAAPVEAPQPAAKRQAVLVGYGVAPSSTTRRPRKQAAPPVNGTAPAAPPAGAPAPAPAQVPAPATTPVRAERPLAKPPVRKLAKELGIDLATVVPTGPNGVVTREDIRAAAAPPATLPAAAPAVEAVPGARETRTPIKGVRKATAQAMVASAFTAPHVTEFVTFDITRTMKLVQELKEDRAFTGLKVSPLLLVAKALLVAIRRHPQVNSAWDEAAQEIVQKAYVNLGIAAATPRGLIVPNIKDAQDRTLPELASALGDLVATAREGRTSPADMQGGTVTITNVGVFGVDTGTPILNPGESAILAFGAVKLQPWVHKGKVKPRHVTTLALSFDHRLVDGELGSKVLADVAAILEQPKRLITWA is encoded by the coding sequence ATGACCGCACAGGCGCAGCGCTTCCGGGAGTTCCGGATGCCGGACGTCGGCGAAGGCCTCACCGAGGCGGAGATCCTCAAGTGGTACGTGGCGGTGGGCGACACCGTCACCGACGGGCAGGTGATCTGCGAGGTCGAGACGGCCAAGGCGGCCGTCGAACTGCCCATCCCCTACGACGGGGTGGTCAGCGAGATCCGCTTCGACGAGGGCACGACGGTGGACGTCGGTACGCCGATCATCGTGGTGGACGCCGGTGCAGGCACCCGGGAGGGCGACGCGCCCGCACCCGCGGAGACCGTGCCCGCGCCGGCCGCACCCGTGGAGGCGCCGCAGCCGGCCGCCAAGCGGCAGGCGGTGCTGGTGGGTTACGGGGTCGCGCCGTCCTCGACGACCCGCAGGCCGCGCAAGCAGGCGGCGCCGCCGGTCAACGGCACGGCTCCGGCCGCGCCCCCGGCCGGGGCGCCCGCCCCGGCCCCGGCGCAGGTGCCCGCCCCGGCCACCACACCGGTCAGGGCCGAACGGCCGCTGGCCAAGCCGCCGGTGCGCAAGCTCGCCAAGGAGCTGGGCATCGACCTGGCCACCGTCGTGCCGACCGGCCCGAACGGCGTGGTGACCCGGGAGGACATCCGGGCCGCGGCCGCGCCCCCGGCGACGCTCCCGGCGGCCGCCCCTGCCGTCGAGGCGGTGCCCGGCGCGCGTGAGACGCGCACCCCGATCAAGGGTGTGCGCAAGGCCACCGCGCAGGCGATGGTGGCCAGCGCATTCACGGCTCCGCACGTCACGGAGTTCGTGACCTTCGACATCACCAGGACGATGAAACTGGTCCAGGAGCTGAAGGAGGACCGCGCCTTCACCGGCCTCAAGGTCAGCCCGCTGCTGCTGGTGGCCAAGGCACTGCTGGTGGCGATCCGCCGCCACCCCCAGGTCAACTCCGCCTGGGACGAGGCGGCGCAGGAGATCGTCCAGAAGGCGTACGTCAACCTGGGCATCGCCGCGGCGACCCCGCGCGGGCTGATCGTGCCCAACATCAAGGACGCCCAGGACAGGACGCTGCCCGAACTGGCGTCCGCGCTGGGCGACCTGGTCGCCACCGCACGCGAGGGCAGGACCTCGCCGGCCGACATGCAGGGGGGCACCGTCACCATCACCAACGTCGGCGTCTTCGGCGTCGACACCGGCACGCCCATCCTGAATCCCGGGGAGTCCGCGATCCTCGCCTTCGGCGCGGTCAAGCTCCAGCCGTGGGTGCACAAGGGCAAGGTCAAGCCGCGCCATGTCACCACCCTCGCGCTCTCCTTCGACCACCGGCTGGTCGACGGCGAGCTGGGCTCCAAGGTCCTGGCGGACGTGGCCGCGATCCTGGAACAGCCCAAGCGGCTGATCACCTGGGCGTGA
- a CDS encoding alpha-ketoacid dehydrogenase subunit beta: protein MTQTMAVAKALNESLRKALENDPKVLIMGEDVGKLGGVFRITDGLHKDFGEGRVIDTPLAESGIVGTAIGLALRGYRPVVEIQFDGFVFPAYDQIVTQLAKMHARALGKIKLPVVIRIPYGGGIGAVEHHSESPEALFAHIPGLKVVSPSNASDAYWMLQQAIECDDPVIFFEPKRRYWDKGEVDVSALPGDLHQAVIAQPGTDVTLAAYGPMVKVCLEAAAAAANEGRSLEVVDLRSLSPIDFDTIQASVRRTGRLVVVHEAPVFYGAGAEIAARIAERCFYHLEAPVLRVGGFHAPYPPARLEEEYLPGLDRVLDAVDRALAY from the coding sequence ATGACCCAGACGATGGCAGTGGCCAAGGCCCTCAACGAATCCCTGCGCAAGGCGCTGGAGAACGACCCCAAGGTCCTCATCATGGGCGAGGACGTCGGAAAGCTCGGCGGCGTCTTCCGTATCACCGACGGCCTGCACAAGGACTTCGGCGAGGGGCGGGTCATCGACACCCCGCTCGCCGAGTCGGGCATCGTCGGTACGGCGATCGGGCTGGCGCTGCGCGGCTACCGCCCGGTGGTGGAGATCCAGTTCGACGGCTTCGTCTTCCCCGCGTACGACCAGATCGTCACGCAGCTGGCCAAGATGCACGCCCGCGCGCTCGGCAAGATCAAGCTGCCGGTCGTCATCCGCATCCCCTACGGCGGCGGCATCGGCGCGGTCGAGCACCACAGCGAGTCGCCCGAGGCGCTTTTCGCGCACATCCCCGGGCTCAAGGTCGTCTCGCCTTCCAACGCCTCCGACGCCTACTGGATGCTGCAGCAGGCCATCGAGTGCGACGACCCGGTCATCTTCTTCGAGCCGAAGCGGCGCTACTGGGACAAGGGCGAGGTCGACGTCTCCGCGCTGCCCGGCGACCTGCACCAGGCGGTCATCGCCCAGCCGGGCACGGACGTGACGCTCGCGGCGTACGGCCCGATGGTGAAGGTGTGCCTGGAGGCGGCGGCCGCGGCCGCCAACGAGGGCCGTAGCCTGGAGGTCGTGGACCTCCGCTCGCTCTCGCCGATCGACTTCGACACGATCCAGGCGTCGGTGCGGCGGACCGGCCGGCTGGTCGTCGTGCACGAGGCCCCGGTCTTCTACGGCGCGGGCGCCGAGATCGCAGCCCGGATCGCCGAGCGCTGCTTCTACCACCTTGAGGCGCCTGTACTGCGGGTCGGCGGCTTCCACGCCCCCTACCCGCCGGCCCGCCTGGAGGAGGAGTACCTGCCGGGCCTGGACCGCGTACTCGACGCCGTCGACCGCGCGCTGGCGTACTGA
- the pdhA gene encoding pyruvate dehydrogenase (acetyl-transferring) E1 component subunit alpha, translated as MSVKSTAAGGAPAKGRGRTTRAAVAKRGSGEPGLVQLLTPEGERVEHDDYAIDLTPEELRGLYRDMVLTRRFDAEAITLQRQGELGLWASLLGQEAAQIGSGRATRPDDYVFPTYREHGVAWTRDVDPLNLLGMFRGVNHGGWDPNENNFQLYTIVIGSQTLHATGYAMGVAKDGADAAVIAYFGDGASSQGDVAEAFTFAAVYNAPVVFFCQNNQWAISEPTEKQSRVPIYQRAAGFGFPGVRVDGNDVLAVLAVTRAALDHARSGQGPMLVEAFTYRMGAHTTTDDPTRYRRDEEREEWASKDPIARLKTYLEREGIADEAFYAEIDAESDALAKRVREGVRNMPNPGTMAIFENVYADGSALVDEERAQFAAYLESFDTGDTTVGSTVGTGH; from the coding sequence GTGAGCGTGAAGAGCACTGCCGCTGGGGGTGCCCCCGCCAAAGGCAGGGGGCGGACGACCCGCGCAGCCGTCGCGAAGCGCGGTAGCGGAGAGCCGGGGCTCGTACAGCTGCTGACCCCCGAGGGCGAGCGGGTCGAGCACGACGACTACGCGATCGACCTGACGCCGGAAGAGCTGCGCGGCCTGTACCGCGACATGGTGCTGACCCGGCGTTTCGACGCCGAGGCGATCACCTTGCAGCGGCAGGGCGAGCTGGGCCTGTGGGCCTCGCTGCTCGGCCAGGAGGCCGCGCAGATCGGTTCCGGGCGCGCCACCAGGCCCGACGACTACGTGTTCCCGACGTATCGCGAGCACGGCGTGGCCTGGACGCGGGACGTGGACCCGCTCAACCTGCTGGGGATGTTCCGCGGTGTGAACCACGGCGGCTGGGACCCCAACGAGAACAACTTCCAGCTCTACACCATCGTCATCGGCTCACAGACGCTGCACGCCACGGGTTACGCCATGGGGGTGGCCAAGGACGGCGCCGACGCCGCCGTGATCGCCTACTTCGGCGACGGCGCCTCCAGCCAGGGCGACGTGGCCGAGGCCTTCACCTTCGCCGCGGTGTACAACGCGCCCGTGGTCTTCTTCTGCCAGAACAACCAGTGGGCCATCTCCGAGCCGACCGAGAAGCAGTCCCGGGTGCCGATCTACCAGCGCGCGGCCGGCTTCGGCTTCCCCGGCGTCCGGGTCGACGGCAACGACGTGCTCGCGGTGCTCGCCGTCACCAGGGCCGCCCTCGACCACGCCCGCAGCGGGCAGGGGCCGATGCTGGTCGAGGCGTTCACGTACCGGATGGGCGCGCACACCACGACCGACGACCCGACGCGCTACCGGCGCGACGAGGAGCGCGAGGAGTGGGCGTCCAAGGACCCCATCGCCCGGCTGAAGACCTACCTGGAGCGCGAGGGCATCGCCGACGAGGCCTTCTACGCGGAGATCGACGCGGAGAGCGACGCGCTGGCCAAGCGGGTGCGCGAGGGCGTGCGGAACATGCCGAACCCCGGCACCATGGCGATCTTCGAGAACGTCTACGCGGACGGCAGCGCGCTCGTCGACGAGGAGCGCGCGCAGTTCGCCGCATACCTGGAGTCCTTCGACACCGGGGACACGACCGTGGGCTCGACCGTGGGAACGGGGCACTGA
- a CDS encoding response regulator transcription factor, with amino-acid sequence MSENGHIRVFLLDDHELVRRGVNDLLSVDPSIEIVGEAASATEAMDRVPDAHPDVAVLDVRLPDGSGVEACREIRSRDESVKCLMLTSFADDEALFDAVMAGAAGYVPKVIRGDDLISAVREVAAGHSLLDPAATAQVIERLRDGGARSEQDERLGDLTGQERRLLDLIGEGLTNREIGEQTGLAESAVRKSMSAMLAKLGMERLTQAEAYAARVTKPVP; translated from the coding sequence GTGAGTGAAAACGGACATATACGGGTTTTCCTACTGGACGACCACGAACTGGTGCGCCGCGGCGTCAACGACCTGCTGTCGGTCGATCCGTCGATCGAGATCGTCGGCGAGGCGGCCAGCGCGACCGAGGCGATGGACCGGGTGCCCGACGCGCATCCCGACGTCGCCGTGCTGGACGTACGGCTGCCGGACGGCAGCGGCGTCGAGGCCTGCCGCGAGATCCGCTCGCGCGACGAGTCGGTGAAGTGCCTGATGCTCACGTCCTTCGCGGACGACGAGGCACTCTTCGACGCGGTCATGGCAGGCGCGGCAGGCTACGTCCCCAAGGTCATCAGGGGCGACGACCTGATCAGCGCCGTACGCGAGGTCGCCGCCGGCCACTCGCTGCTCGATCCGGCCGCCACCGCCCAGGTGATCGAGCGGCTCAGGGACGGCGGCGCCCGCAGCGAGCAGGATGAGCGGCTCGGCGACCTCACCGGCCAGGAGCGGCGGCTGCTCGACCTGATCGGCGAGGGGCTCACCAACCGCGAGATCGGCGAGCAGACCGGGCTGGCGGAGAGCGCCGTCAGGAAGTCGATGTCCGCGATGCTGGCGAAGCTCGGCATGGAGCGCCTGACGCAGGCGGAGGCCTATGCGGCGCGAGTGACGAAGCCGGTGCCATAA
- a CDS encoding phosphotransferase yields MTGTATEPHERASLTALLHRYESAGEPLTCEAVPRGLLNRGWRVTTTRGRYFLKQYLSPDTAEPALIVRQHRATRGLARLGLPAAAPLPDADGRTVTLHRGYGYALFPWIDGTHREGTELTAGQSRRLGTLLGRVHTGLAHVQPPPAAGPRPSADPDRTHADIARLLALVRARHPYDDFDGLAEHRLVERGDLLRRHAHRRPPDPAPDGRIQGWVHGDFHPLNLLYRGDEPAAIVDWDRLGVQPRAEEAVRAAAIFFVHPVDGRLDLRKVRAYARAYRLASGAGEAEVAAAVHRVWWERLNDFWMLHWRYERRDRRSDPLFPAASALAVWWTGEYESVLDAFAG; encoded by the coding sequence GTGACGGGCACGGCGACGGAGCCGCACGAGCGGGCTTCGCTGACCGCCTTGCTGCATCGGTACGAAAGCGCGGGGGAGCCGCTGACCTGCGAAGCAGTCCCCCGGGGACTGCTGAACCGCGGGTGGCGGGTGACCACCACCAGGGGCCGGTACTTCCTCAAGCAGTACCTCTCCCCGGACACCGCGGAGCCCGCTCTCATCGTGCGCCAGCACCGCGCCACCCGGGGCCTGGCCCGGCTCGGCCTGCCCGCCGCGGCACCGCTGCCGGACGCCGACGGCCGCACGGTGACGCTGCACCGCGGATACGGCTACGCCCTCTTCCCGTGGATCGACGGCACCCACCGCGAGGGCACCGAGCTGACCGCCGGGCAGTCCCGGCGGCTCGGCACCCTGCTCGGCCGGGTGCACACCGGGCTCGCCCACGTCCAGCCGCCGCCGGCCGCGGGCCCGCGGCCCAGCGCCGACCCGGACCGTACGCACGCCGACATCGCCCGGCTGCTCGCCCTGGTCAGGGCCCGCCATCCCTACGACGACTTCGACGGCCTGGCCGAACACCGGCTGGTCGAGCGCGGCGACCTGCTGCGGCGGCACGCCCACCGCCGCCCGCCGGACCCCGCGCCGGACGGCCGCATCCAAGGCTGGGTGCACGGCGACTTCCACCCGCTCAACCTGCTCTACCGCGGCGACGAACCCGCCGCCATCGTCGACTGGGACCGGCTCGGCGTCCAGCCGCGTGCCGAGGAGGCCGTCAGGGCCGCCGCCATCTTCTTCGTCCACCCGGTGGACGGCCGCCTCGACCTGCGCAAGGTCCGGGCCTACGCCCGGGCGTACCGGCTCGCCTCCGGCGCGGGCGAGGCGGAGGTCGCGGCCGCCGTGCACCGGGTGTGGTGGGAGCGGCTCAACGACTTCTGGATGCTGCACTGGCGCTACGAGCGCCGCGACCGCCGCTCCGACCCGCTCTTCCCCGCCGCCTCGGCGCTGGCCGTGTGGTGGACGGGGGAGTACGAGTCGGTGCTCGACGCCTTCGCCGGGTAG